GCTCTCAATTAAGTAAAGTACACACCTTGGTGGTTTTACGTGGCCTATATTGCTGTGCCTTCCCGGGCTTGCCCAACGTTCTTTTAAGTTTAGCTTTTCTTCCAAGGCACTCTTCCTCTTAAATCCCTATCACCCATGCCTTTCTTTAATAATTGAGAAAATTAGTCATTATAGCGCAAGCACAATTATCAAATTGTTAGGTGAAAACCAGAATAACCACAAGCTTTTGTATAAAATATAAATACCAGGGGAAATGCCATTGATAGGATCCTATAATCGTATTGATACTTAGCATCATGCAAAACTGGTATAATCGTGAAATCTGCAACATACGTAGGCTTGCCTAAATTTGGGACCAATAATTTGACATGAGTAGAGAGAAAAATTAAAGAGGCTTTTGTTTTGTTTAAGCATCCTTTAAATCATTTTGTACTGCCTAAAACATAGAAATGGTTTAACATCTGCTTTCTCAATTGGCAAGCAACATGCACCCAGTTTATGGCAAACCAGGTAGAAAGCTCAATGGAACTTTAGGCCTTTAACTTCTAGTATAAATGCAAATGCTTGTGCTTATACTCTCTTGCATAAATTATAGAAGCCATGAAGAACCAAGTTCTCTTGCATCTTTCACTTTTACTATTTCTCCTAATAGTCCCCATTGTAGCTCAACCATTTGCATGTGACACCAAAGCTTCCACTAGCCAATTTCCCTTCTGCAACACTTCTCTGCCTTACGAGGATCGAGCCAAGGACTTGGTCTCACGCCTCACTCTCCAAGAAAAGGTCCAACAATTAGTGGATAGCTCCACAGGCATAACTCGGCTAGGTGTGCCTAAATATGGGTGGTGGTCCGAGGCACTCCATGGTGTCTCAAACGTTGGCCGAGGTGCGACTCGCTTTAATGCCACGGTGCCTGGTGCCACTAGTTTCCCTGCAGTGATTTTATCCGCTGCGAGTTTTAATGAATCGTTGTGGTTAAGGATGGGGCAAGTTGTGTCAACCGAGGCTCGAGCCATGTACAATTTGGGTCTAGCCGGGTTGACATATTGGAGTCCTAATGTCAATGTTTTCCGTGACCCAAGATGGGGTCGAGCACAAGAGACACCGGGAGAGGACCCCTTAGTGGTGTCAAATTATGCAGTGAACTATGTCAAGGGCCTGCAAGACGTTGGTGAGAGCAATGCCACTGGTGATAGGCTCAAGGTGTCAAGCTGCTGCAAGCATTACACTGCTTATGATGTTGATAATTGGAAAGGTGTTGATAGATTTCACTTTGATGCTCAGGTAAGCAAAGGATCAATATCATAACTTTCAATTATTCATTTCCATACTCTTTTAGTGAATATCAAATATTAATAATGATACTTTAAATTCAGAATCCACTTTTATTCTCAAGTAAGATGCAAGAAATCTCATCGAAAATAATCAAACTACTTGAGATGAATTCAGGTGACAAAGCAGGACATGGAAGACACATATCAGCCACCATTCAGAAGCTGTGTGCAGGAGGGCCATGTCAGCAGTGTCATGTGTTCTTATAATAGGGTGAATGGGATTCCCACCTGTGCTGACCCAGACCTGCTTCAAGGGGTAGTCAGAGGCCAATGGGGTCTAGATGGGTAATTTTTCAATTTTCTTTCTGATAATTATATATAATTACGTTGGCGAATCGAAAATGAAGTGACTATGATCTTGTGCATGAGCAGATATATAGTTTCTGACTGTGATTCGGTGGAAGTTTACTACGATGCAATCCATTATACTCAAACACCTGAAGATGCAGTAGCCCTGGCCTTGAAAGCAGGTAAAGTAATATACTGCAATTGCAGCCAAAATAGTTTCTGTCCATTTTGACACATTGGTGGCCACAATGATAAGTTTCATGGCATCTTACAATGTGATAATGCAGGTCTAAACATGAACTGTGGGGATTATCTAGGGAAGTACACAGAGAATGCAGTCAACTTGAAGAAAGTGGAAGAATCTGTTGTTGATCAGTCCTTGATATACAACTACATAGTACTGATGAGGCTTGGCTTCTTTGATGGTGATCCGAAACTGCTTGAATTCGGAAACCTTGGAGTATCGGATGTCTGCAGTGACGAACATAAAGCGTTGGCACTTGATGCTGCTAAGCAGGGCATAGTTTTGCTAGACAACAACGGCGCTCTCCCTTTGTCCCCAACTACAACCAAGAATTTGGCCATTATTGGACCTAATGCAAACGCCACTGAAGTCATGATAAGCAACTATGCTGGAATACCATGTAGCTACACTAGCCCTCTACAAGGGCTAAAAAAGTATGTATCAACCGCGAAATATGAGCCTGGGTGTAGCAGTGTGAAATGTGCTGATGAGAGCCTCATTGAGGCAGCAGCTCAGGCTGTTGCTCTAGCTGATGCAGTGGTGTTAGTAATGGGGCTTGATCAGTCCATTGAAGCAGAAGGGCTAGACAGAGTAAACTTGACTTTACCAGGCTTTCAGGAAAAGCTTGTGGAGCAAGTTGTTGATGCAACAAATGGAACAGTCATTCTGGTCATTATGTCAGCTGGTCCAATTGATGTTTCTTTTGCTAAAAATTTGAGCAAAGTAGGAGGGATTCTATGGGTTGGGTATCCAGGTCAAGATGGAGGAGATGCCATAGCTCAAGTCATATTTGGGGACTATAATCCAGGTAACATTGGCTAGTTACCTATCTAACATAATACGTTATTATAGTGTTAATCTGACATGTTATGTTGTCAAATTATTAATCTTGACATATATGTTATGTTACGTAACTAAAAACAATGACAAGTTAACATCTCAATTTTTGAGTTTGCGATAATCTTTTTGTTTAACTATTGTTACTGATATTCTCTTTCCTTTGTACCATGTGTAGCTGGGAAGAGTCCTTTTACATGGTACCCACAGGAGTATGTAGACCAAGTGCCAATGACAGACATGAACATGAGAGCCAACAGTAGTAGAAACTACCCTGGAAGAACATATAGATTCTACACTGGAAAAACCATTTATGAGTTTGGTCATGGGCTAAGCTATTCAACCTTCTCCAAGTTCATAATGTCTGCACCTTCCACTCTACTCATCCACTCAAATTCAACAACTACTTTCAACTCCCACAATAACATTCAAATATTGGAACCCGTTTCCAGCTCTGCCAAGGAAATTGACATATCAAGCATAAACTGCCAGAGCTTAGCATTTGATCTAGTTGTTGGGGTGACGAACAAAGGGCCAATAGATGGCTCCCATGTGGTGCTCGCTTTCTGGAGACCACCAAGCTCACAAGGGTTGATTGGGGCACCCAACTTGCAGCTTGTGGGTTTTGAAAGAGTGGAGGTGAAAAATAGAGAGACAAAGTCATTGACAATGAGGGTGGATGTATGCAAGGGACTGAACCTTGTGGATAGCGAAGGGAAGAGGAAGTTGGTCACCGGATTGCATACGATTCTCGTTGGCTCTCCTAGTGAGCAACAAGTGAAGCACTACCTCAATGTTAGGCTGCCTGAGCAACATGAACTGAGCTACTCTAGTAGTCACTAAAATTTAAAGTAGCAAAATATCTTGTTAGCTATTTAACTTGCAAGCTAGTGACATGGTTTGCAAAGGAATAAGGCTTTTGTATCCTGTTTTAGTCTAGAACTGATTGTTACTGGTGGGAAGTGGCTATTATGATTATGATATTTATATATCATATATAATTATAAATGA
The window above is part of the Fragaria vesca subsp. vesca linkage group LG2, FraVesHawaii_1.0, whole genome shotgun sequence genome. Proteins encoded here:
- the LOC101291772 gene encoding probable beta-D-xylosidase 5-like, with the protein product MKNQVLLHLSLLLFLLIVPIVAQPFACDTKASTSQFPFCNTSLPYEDRAKDLVSRLTLQEKVQQLVDSSTGITRLGVPKYGWWSEALHGVSNVGRGATRFNATVPGATSFPAVILSAASFNESLWLRMGQVVSTEARAMYNLGLAGLTYWSPNVNVFRDPRWGRAQETPGEDPLVVSNYAVNYVKGLQDVGESNATGDRLKVSSCCKHYTAYDVDNWKGVDRFHFDAQVTKQDMEDTYQPPFRSCVQEGHVSSVMCSYNRVNGIPTCADPDLLQGVVRGQWGLDGYIVSDCDSVEVYYDAIHYTQTPEDAVALALKAGLNMNCGDYLGKYTENAVNLKKVEESVVDQSLIYNYIVLMRLGFFDGDPKLLEFGNLGVSDVCSDEHKALALDAAKQGIVLLDNNGALPLSPTTTKNLAIIGPNANATEVMISNYAGIPCSYTSPLQGLKKYVSTAKYEPGCSSVKCADESLIEAAAQAVALADAVVLVMGLDQSIEAEGLDRVNLTLPGFQEKLVEQVVDATNGTVILVIMSAGPIDVSFAKNLSKVGGILWVGYPGQDGGDAIAQVIFGDYNPAGKSPFTWYPQEYVDQVPMTDMNMRANSSRNYPGRTYRFYTGKTIYEFGHGLSYSTFSKFIMSAPSTLLIHSNSTTTFNSHNNIQILEPVSSSAKEIDISSINCQSLAFDLVVGVTNKGPIDGSHVVLAFWRPPSSQGLIGAPNLQLVGFERVEVKNRETKSLTMRVDVCKGLNLVDSEGKRKLVTGLHTILVGSPSEQQVKHYLNVRLPDSKISKPKSMEGLIPYLLHAIKKTRPQHKYRTSFSGSGNSNRSYHLLTSGNASLEGSSHRRARSELPAPAAADLFEQRSELHQFAYSRSYKEEGGATAAAASLPGGSKKGFYPYRAANRKYE